A portion of the Flavobacterium limnophilum genome contains these proteins:
- a CDS encoding OmpA family protein, whose amino-acid sequence MVFKFIDESSNIEYQETVQTKTDGFGMVNLVIGRGTQTAGYAASFQSIVWNSSKKSLIVGINTNGNCNTYTEISNQEFNYAPFAFSAINAENVTGVVAIENGGTNATTVLGAKTNLGIQNVDNTTDLNKPISVATQTALNLKEDVANKSTNVNLDGTSDTKYPSVKAVKTYVDAATSLPSNALNNEITRATNAENTIATNLTAETTARTAADVTLTTNLATEVTNRTAVDLLKEDMANKSINVTTDATSDTKYPSVKSVKTYVDASAASSSTALANEVTRATNAENTIATNLTTETTARTAADATLTSNLATEVTNRTAADLLKEDVANKSTNVTTDATSDTKYPSVKSVKTYVDASAASSSTALANETTRATNAENSTSANLTAETTARTTADATLTNNLATEVTNRTAADLLKEDVANKSTNVTTDGTSDTKYPSVKAVKSYVDASATSSSTALANEVTRATNAENTIATNLTTETNARAAADATLTNNLATEVTNRTAADLLKEDVANKSTNVTTDGASDTKYPSVKAVKDYVDANSSSSVAGADTQVIFNNAGVAAGSANNTWDNGTNTHTVVGTSVTSNERVTSLAGTGTRVVLTDASGNLTVSGATGVTGTGNTNYHTKFTNGPAGVIGNSMIQDNGTSVSVNYPLQANSQLFVYRQQQTAVGDGQSTIYGYRDRNSQNVGASYGQNGSNTGVTGMSFWGDDYSFGVGGWNYNDFSRTGGVVGGEIYGNYWGSLGYKAASTVTYGVYGSNAYASGTGFFENREISGFGGGFFGVIGSASKGSVIGQLNSGELFSSYNSGNVYTLGKNVELVETSNNVKTPVYSVTSTESTIYAKGSAELVNGSVYIPFKDSYKALLGENPEVTVTPKGNCNGVYISAIDKNGFTIKEMNNGTSTVAISWISVGNRVDNHLDKATEMVSDSNFDRNIQQVLFNDSNLDAKGKGIWWDGNKIQFGNMPESLTKVKRPKEDYNYKEKATETHIATKKEAIKRISEFSKAILFDTGKSTITPESYTILNNIVDVLNQYSSDNFIIEGNTDNTGESNDNMKLSKDRSEAVMNYFIERGISKDRLKSVGYGDKKTVATNDTEEGRKSNRRVEINLAK is encoded by the coding sequence ATGGTATTCAAATTTATTGACGAATCTTCAAATATAGAATATCAGGAAACCGTACAAACCAAAACAGATGGCTTTGGTATGGTTAATTTAGTGATTGGTAGAGGAACACAAACAGCAGGATATGCTGCTTCTTTTCAGTCTATTGTTTGGAACTCTTCGAAGAAAAGTTTGATTGTGGGAATTAATACCAATGGGAATTGCAATACTTACACTGAGATTAGTAATCAAGAGTTTAACTATGCTCCATTTGCTTTTTCGGCAATCAATGCTGAAAACGTTACAGGTGTTGTTGCAATAGAAAACGGAGGCACGAATGCAACCACTGTTTTAGGAGCAAAAACAAATTTAGGCATTCAAAATGTAGATAATACAACTGATTTAAATAAACCAATTAGTGTTGCAACTCAAACGGCATTAAATTTAAAAGAAGATGTAGCCAATAAATCTACTAACGTAAATCTAGATGGCACTTCTGACACTAAATACCCAAGTGTAAAAGCGGTTAAAACTTACGTTGACGCTGCTACTTCATTACCTTCAAACGCTTTGAACAATGAAATAACAAGAGCAACTAATGCTGAAAATACAATTGCCACCAATTTAACAGCCGAAACTACTGCTAGAACAGCTGCCGATGTAACTTTGACAACTAATTTAGCTACTGAAGTGACTAATAGAACAGCTGTCGATTTACTAAAAGAAGATATGGCGAATAAAAGTATTAATGTTACCACTGACGCAACTTCGGATACTAAATACCCAAGTGTAAAATCGGTTAAAACCTATGTAGACGCAAGTGCTGCATCCTCTTCTACCGCTTTGGCCAATGAAGTAACAAGAGCAACTAATGCTGAAAATACAATTGCCACCAATTTAACAACCGAAACTACAGCCAGAACAGCTGCTGATGCAACTTTGACAAGCAATTTAGCTACCGAAGTAACTAACAGAACGGCTGCCGACTTACTGAAAGAAGATGTGGCAAATAAAAGCACAAATGTTACCACTGACGCAACTTCGGACACTAAATACCCAAGTGTAAAATCGGTTAAAACTTATGTAGATGCAAGTGCCGCATCCTCTTCTACCGCTTTGGCCAATGAAACAACAAGAGCAACTAATGCCGAAAATTCGACTTCTGCCAATTTAACTGCCGAAACTACGGCTAGAACAACTGCTGATGCAACTTTGACAAACAATTTAGCTACCGAAGTAACCAACAGAACGGCTGCTGACTTACTAAAAGAAGATGTGGCAAATAAAAGCACAAATGTTACCACTGACGGAACTTCGGATACTAAATACCCAAGTGTAAAAGCGGTTAAATCGTATGTAGATGCAAGTGCTACATCTTCTTCTACCGCTTTGGCAAATGAAGTAACAAGAGCAACTAATGCTGAAAACACAATTGCTACCAATTTGACAACTGAAACTAATGCCAGAGCAGCTGCTGATGCAACTTTGACAAACAATTTAGCTACCGAAGTAACCAACAGAACAGCTGCCGACTTACTGAAAGAAGATGTGGCAAATAAAAGCACAAATGTTACCACTGACGGAGCGTCGGACACTAAATACCCAAGTGTAAAAGCGGTTAAGGATTATGTAGATGCTAATTCTTCTTCTTCAGTAGCGGGTGCTGATACGCAAGTAATCTTTAATAATGCTGGTGTCGCTGCGGGTAGTGCCAATAATACTTGGGACAATGGAACTAACACTCATACTGTAGTGGGTACTTCTGTTACCTCCAACGAACGTGTTACTTCATTAGCGGGGACTGGTACACGAGTGGTTTTAACAGATGCTTCTGGAAACCTAACAGTTTCTGGTGCTACGGGAGTTACAGGTACAGGAAACACGAATTATCATACTAAATTCACTAATGGACCAGCAGGTGTAATAGGTAACTCAATGATACAAGACAATGGTACTTCAGTAAGTGTTAATTATCCTCTTCAAGCAAATTCTCAATTATTTGTATATCGTCAACAACAAACAGCAGTTGGGGATGGTCAGTCAACTATATATGGATATCGTGATCGTAATAGTCAAAACGTAGGAGCTAGCTATGGACAAAATGGTAGTAATACAGGAGTTACAGGTATGTCTTTTTGGGGAGACGATTATTCTTTTGGTGTAGGTGGATGGAATTATAATGACTTTTCTCGTACAGGAGGAGTAGTTGGTGGAGAGATTTATGGTAATTATTGGGGGTCTTTAGGATATAAGGCTGCTAGTACTGTCACTTATGGAGTATATGGTTCAAATGCTTATGCTTCTGGAACTGGTTTTTTTGAAAATAGAGAAATTTCAGGTTTTGGAGGAGGTTTCTTTGGCGTTATTGGTTCTGCATCTAAAGGAAGTGTAATAGGTCAATTAAATTCCGGTGAATTATTTTCGTCTTATAACTCAGGAAATGTTTATACTTTAGGTAAAAATGTAGAGCTAGTAGAAACTTCTAATAATGTTAAAACACCTGTTTATTCGGTTACTAGTACAGAGTCAACTATTTATGCTAAAGGAAGTGCCGAATTAGTTAATGGATCAGTATATATCCCTTTTAAAGATTCGTACAAAGCATTATTAGGAGAAAATCCGGAAGTTACCGTTACACCAAAAGGAAACTGTAATGGAGTATATATTTCTGCAATAGACAAAAACGGATTTACTATTAAAGAAATGAACAATGGTACTAGCACAGTTGCTATTTCTTGGATTTCTGTCGGAAATAGAGTTGACAATCATTTAGATAAAGCAACTGAAATGGTTTCTGATTCTAATTTTGATAGAAACATACAACAAGTTTTATTCAATGATTCTAACTTAGATGCTAAAGGTAAGGGTATCTGGTGGGATGGAAATAAAATTCAATTTGGTAATATGCCAGAAAGTTTGACAAAAGTGAAAAGACCAAAAGAAGATTATAATTATAAAGAAAAAGCAACAGAAACACATATTGCTACTAAGAAAGAAGCTATTAAAAGAATTTCTGAATTTTCTAAAGCTATTTTGTTCGATACAGGAAAATCAACTATTACTCCGGAATCTTATACCATTTTGAATAACA